One genomic window of Osmia bicornis bicornis chromosome 3, iOsmBic2.1, whole genome shotgun sequence includes the following:
- the LOC114870957 gene encoding trifunctional enzyme subunit beta, mitochondrial — protein MIFCIQNSLIMKQGLAKYGSPINCWRIINKSYATKSNNGSKNIVFIDGVRTPFLQAGTSYKQLMAYDLARDSLVALQKKIKFPREIVEYIVYGTVMQEVRTSNIGREAALGAGYSDHTPAHTVTMACISSNQALTTGMGLIALGVYDVVVAGGVEFMSDIPIRHSRGMRSLMLQANKAKSVKQKLALLAGIRPSHFIPDLPAVAEFSSNETMGHSGDRLAAAFGVSRREQDEYALRSHTLAAKAQQQGYLTDVVPYKVPNITEVVDKDNGIRVSTLEQLGKLKPAFVKPYGSVTAANASFLTDGASAALIMTEEKALQLGLTPKAYLKNFTYVSQDPVDQLLLGPSYAIPKVLQKAKLNVKDIGVWEIHEAFAGQILANLKALDSDTFAQNYLGRSTKVGIPDLNKWNAWGGSLSIGHPFAATGVRLATHTANRLIREDQQFGLIAACAAGGQGVGMIMERYPGAKV, from the exons atgatattttgtaTTCAAAATAGTCTTATAATGAAGCAAGGACTTGCTAAGTATG GATCTCCTATAAATTGCTggagaataataaataaatcatatgCCACTAAAAGTAATAATGGttctaaaaatattgtattcaTTGATGGTGTTAGAACACCATTTTTACAAGCTGGTACAAGTTATAAACAGTTAATGGCATATGACCTTGCTAGAGATTCACTAGT GGCtctgcaaaaaaaaattaaatttcccaGAGAAATAGTTGAATATATTGTTTATGGTACAGTGATGCAAGAAGTAAGAACTTCAAATATTGGTAGAGAAGCAGCTTTGGGTGCAGGATATAGTGATCATACTCCTGCACATACAGTAACTATGGCATGCATCAGTAGTAATCAAGCTCTTACAACTGGTATGGGCTTGATTGCTTTGGGTGTATATGATGTAGTTGTTGCAGGTGGAGTAGAATTTATGTCAGATATACCAATTAGACACAGTAGGGGTATGAGATCTTTGATGTTGCAAGCCAATAAAGCAAAATCAGTTAAACAAAAATTAGCACTTCTTGCTGGTATTAGACCAAGTCATTTTATACCAGAT tTACCTGCTGTAGCAGAATTTTCTAGTAATGAAACGATGGGGCATAGTGGTGATAGATTAGCAGCAGCATTTGGAGTATCAAGAAGAGAGCAGGATGAATATGCTTTACGTTCACACACTTTAGCTGCAAAAGCACAGCAACAAGGGTATCTTACAGATGTAGTCCCTTATAAAG TACCAAATATAACCGAAGTTGTTGATAAGGATAATGGCATTCGCGTTTCTACATTAGAACAACTAGGAAAGTTAAAACCAGCATTTGTTAAGCCATATGGAAGTGTAACTGCTGCTAATGCTTCTTTCTTAACTGATGGAGCATCAGCAGCTTTAATAATGACAGAAGAGAAAGCTCTTCAGCTTGGCCTTACTCCAAAGGCatacttaaaaaattttacTTATGTTTCTCAAGATCCTGTTGACCAGTTACTTTTGGGACCATCGTATGCTATACCAAAg GTATTACAAAAAGCTAAATTAAATGTAAAGGATATTGGAGTATGGGAAATACATGAAGCTTTTGCTGGACAAATTTTAGCCAATTTAAAAGCATTAGATTCTGATACGTTCGCACAAAATTATTTAGGCAGGTCTACAAAAGTAGGAATACCAGATCTTAATAAGTGGAATGCCTGGGGTGGGTCTTTGTCAATTGGTCATCCATTTGCAGCAACTGGAGTCCGATTAGCTACTCATACCGCTAACCGACTCATTAGAGAAGATCAACAATTTGGATTAATTGCAGCTTGTGCAGCTGGTGGTCAG GGTGTAGGTATGATTATGGAAAGGTACCCTGGAGCTAAAGTTTAA
- the LOC114870967 gene encoding exosome complex component RRP41 → MIETENIEDQNGLRPDGRRALELRQIRVKMGVFGQADGSAYIEQGNTKILVTVYGPHQPRGSTGRNTGKVTKGIVNCQYSMAVFSLSSGERKRKPRGDRKSQEKSLQLKHAMEAIIHLELYPRSQIDIYVEVLQVDGSEYCASINAATLALIDAGIPIKNYAIGCTVTLTNSSSLENEDSSLGTGVLDANYIEECAPGVTLSVIALPHSDGISRDGLIVVAQGAGQRLHLSHFESLKDRVLYGCQDIKTILDQAVRHYLTEQSLPSLFHATLD, encoded by the exons atgatcgaAACAGAAAATATTGAAGATCAAAATGGATTACGTCCAGATGGTAGACGAGCATTAGAATTAAGACAAATTCGTGTAAAAATGGGAGTTTTTGGTCAAGCTGATGGAAGTGCTTATATCGAACAGGGTAACACAAAAATTTTGGTTACAGTATATGGGCCGCATCAG CCACGAGGTTCTACAGGAAGGAATACCGGAAAAGTTACTAAAGGCATAGTAAATTGTCAATATAGTATGGCAGTATTCAGTTTATCTTCTGGAGAACGTAAACGAAAACCACGTGGTGATAGAAAATCCCAAGAAAAATCACTTCAATTAAAACATGCCATGGAAGCAATAATACATTTAGAATTATATCCACGTTCACAAATAGATATTTATGTAGAAGTATTACAAGTTGATGGAAGTGAGTACTGTGCATCTATAAATGCAGCTACACTTGCTTTGATTGATGCTGGAATTCCTATTAAG aaTTATGCTATAGGTTGTACTGTAACATTAACTAATTCTTCATCtttagaaaatgaagataGTTCATTAGGAACAGGAGTATTAGATGCAAATTATATAGAAGAATGTGCTCCTGGTGTTACATTATCTGTTATTGCTTTACCCCATAGTGATGGTATATCAAGGGATGGTTTAATAGTAGTAGCACAAGGAGCAGGACAAAGGTTGCATTTATCACATTTTGAATCTTTAAAAGATCGTGTGTTATATGGATGTCAGGATATAAAAACTATTTTAGATCAAGCAGTTAGACATTATTTAACAGAGCAGTCTCTCCCTTCACTTTTTCATGCCACACTAGATTAA